Proteins encoded in a region of the Salinicoccus sp. RF5 genome:
- the hemY gene encoding protoporphyrinogen oxidase — MVKKVAIIGAGITGLSAAHYLSKQEDVEVDLFEQSDRAGGKIRTHQQDGYTIELGPESYLARKKILTELAEEIGLGDDLVRNQTGTSYIYVNKKLSPLPKGAVLGMPTELVPFLTTDLISARAKLRAGLDFVKKPIKVHTDISVGEFFRSRLGDEVLENIVEPLLSGIYSTNIDELSLMSTFPNFKEMEEQHGSLIKGVYHQKNSAPKSAPGKKQGQFLQFKNGLQSFIDRLLEVIRENGVSTHFNHDVTTIEKDGGTYALTVNGETRTYDNVIITTPHFQYKRWFQDMPLEYFKHMKATSVATVVMAFDDHQVKNEIDGTGFVVSRKMDTSITACTWTNKKWAHAAPDGKTLLRAYVGRPGDYIVEEKDDEEIVRLARKDLDQIMTINGEPEFTIVTKLKHSMPQYKVGHKEMIRGIHEYMAEHYPGVVLTGASHSGVGLPDCVRQAKEAVESITE; from the coding sequence ATAGTGAAAAAGGTAGCAATCATAGGCGCAGGGATAACAGGGTTATCCGCAGCCCATTACTTGTCGAAGCAGGAAGATGTCGAAGTGGACCTCTTCGAGCAGAGCGACAGGGCAGGCGGCAAGATCAGGACGCACCAGCAGGACGGCTATACGATCGAACTCGGTCCCGAATCGTATCTTGCCCGGAAGAAAATCCTCACTGAACTGGCTGAAGAGATCGGCCTCGGCGATGACCTCGTCCGCAACCAGACGGGGACATCATATATCTATGTGAACAAAAAGCTGTCGCCCCTCCCGAAAGGTGCAGTGCTCGGCATGCCGACGGAACTGGTGCCTTTCCTGACGACGGACCTCATCTCAGCCCGGGCCAAGCTTAGGGCCGGACTTGATTTCGTAAAGAAGCCGATCAAAGTGCACACCGATATCTCCGTCGGTGAGTTCTTCAGGAGCAGGCTCGGTGATGAAGTGCTCGAGAACATCGTCGAACCGCTCCTGTCCGGCATCTACAGCACCAACATCGATGAACTGAGCCTGATGTCCACCTTCCCGAACTTCAAGGAGATGGAAGAGCAGCACGGCAGCCTCATCAAAGGGGTCTATCACCAGAAGAACAGTGCTCCGAAAAGCGCGCCTGGCAAGAAGCAGGGCCAGTTCCTCCAATTCAAGAACGGGCTGCAGTCGTTCATAGACAGGCTCCTCGAAGTGATTCGGGAGAACGGCGTATCGACACATTTCAACCATGATGTGACCACCATCGAAAAAGACGGCGGGACATATGCGCTCACCGTCAATGGGGAAACACGCACATACGACAATGTCATCATCACGACGCCGCACTTCCAGTACAAGAGATGGTTCCAAGACATGCCGCTTGAATACTTCAAGCACATGAAGGCCACAAGCGTCGCAACGGTCGTCATGGCCTTTGATGATCATCAGGTGAAGAATGAGATCGACGGCACTGGTTTCGTAGTGAGCAGGAAGATGGATACGTCGATCACCGCATGCACATGGACCAACAAGAAATGGGCGCATGCTGCACCGGATGGTAAGACACTTCTGCGTGCCTATGTCGGCAGGCCGGGGGACTACATCGTAGAAGAGAAGGATGATGAAGAAATCGTACGTCTTGCCCGCAAAGATTTGGATCAGATCATGACGATCAATGGTGAGCCCGAGTTCACTATTGTGACGAAGCTGAAGCATTCCATGCCGCAGTACAAAGTGGGCCACAAGGAAATGATCCGGGGCATCCATGAGTATATGGCAGAACACTATCCGGGCGTTGTACTGACAGGCGCCTCACACAGCGGCGTCGGTCTGCCGGACTGTGTCAGACAGGCCAAGGAAGCAGTGGAGTCAATTACAGAATAG
- a CDS encoding lipoate--protein ligase produces MKFISNNNITDPMINLAMEEYVLREIPTDDSYFLFYVNQPSIIIGKNQNTIEEINESYIRENNIKVVRRVSGGGAVYHDEGNLNFSFITEDDGESFHNFRKFTQPIVDVLQDMGVNAELSGRNDLEIDGKKVSGNAMFSQKGRMFSHGTLMLDSDISEVQNALKVNPKKIESKGVKSVRGRVGNINDFMDEDLDIDTFKQKILEYIFGGRENIEEYVLTEEDWEKIYKLSEEKYQTWDWNYGKNPKYNFNASHKFDAGLLDVRLDVKKGRIQNAKIFGDFFGVGEVDVIEEKLIGVEHNREAIDKALEDVDISFYLGRITREEFLDLIA; encoded by the coding sequence ATGAAGTTCATTTCAAACAATAATATCACCGACCCGATGATCAACCTGGCAATGGAAGAGTACGTCCTGCGTGAAATCCCGACAGACGATTCGTACTTCCTGTTCTATGTGAACCAGCCATCCATCATCATCGGCAAGAACCAGAATACGATTGAGGAGATCAACGAGTCGTATATCCGGGAGAACAACATCAAAGTCGTCCGCCGCGTCTCAGGCGGCGGTGCCGTCTATCATGACGAAGGCAACCTGAATTTCAGCTTCATCACGGAAGACGACGGGGAGAGCTTCCACAACTTCAGGAAATTCACCCAGCCGATCGTCGACGTGCTGCAGGATATGGGCGTCAATGCAGAACTTTCCGGCAGGAACGACCTTGAAATCGATGGCAAGAAGGTATCCGGAAACGCGATGTTCAGCCAGAAGGGCAGGATGTTCTCACATGGGACACTCATGCTCGACAGCGACATCTCCGAAGTGCAGAACGCACTGAAGGTGAACCCGAAGAAGATCGAATCCAAAGGCGTCAAATCCGTAAGGGGACGCGTCGGCAACATCAATGACTTCATGGATGAGGATCTCGATATCGATACGTTCAAACAGAAGATTCTGGAATACATCTTCGGTGGCAGGGAGAACATCGAGGAGTATGTATTGACGGAGGAAGACTGGGAAAAGATCTACAAGCTGTCTGAAGAGAAGTATCAGACTTGGGATTGGAACTACGGAAAAAACCCGAAATACAACTTCAATGCCTCCCACAAATTCGATGCCGGACTGCTTGATGTCAGACTTGACGTCAAAAAGGGCCGCATCCAGAATGCGAAGATATTCGGGGACTTCTTCGGTGTAGGGGAAGTCGATGTCATCGAGGAGAAGCTGATCGGTGTCGAACACAACAGGGAAGCGATAGACAAGGCGCTCGAAGACGTCGACATCAGCTTCTACCTGGGAAGGATCACCAGGGAAGAATTCCTCGACCTGATTGCATAA
- a CDS encoding IDEAL domain-containing protein, whose amino-acid sequence MNKQVYPVNQLRVFINTINDLSAELLLQEAMDEYNRKQYTEKVEEALIEKDEEKFMTYTSLLKELTDEDEDAA is encoded by the coding sequence ATGAACAAACAAGTATACCCGGTTAACCAGTTGCGAGTCTTCATCAACACGATAAACGATCTTTCCGCTGAACTATTGCTCCAAGAGGCCATGGATGAATATAATCGTAAGCAATACACCGAAAAGGTGGAAGAAGCCCTCATTGAAAAGGACGAAGAGAAGTTCATGACCTACACATCACTGCTAAAGGAATTGACTGATGAAGATGAAGATGCCGCTTAA
- a CDS encoding competence protein ComK → MNRLHYQIHEETMYIVPVNNGGYIESRVGETYGGGIDCRLNPNKLIERNCRNHSQNYAARKDLTKTLTGITSKLPVIVDLFGAYIYFCTHSDRIAENNWFNIRHVQSYWNDGGMTRVQFSNNEERIIDISYASFNNQYLNALKLHYKFNQQKEKYQKKEMNMHFQYPTLGRGEVAQINETIYHSYINYINGLQIKDEV, encoded by the coding sequence ATGAACAGACTGCATTATCAGATTCATGAGGAGACGATGTACATCGTTCCGGTTAACAATGGCGGCTACATCGAGAGCAGAGTGGGGGAAACATATGGCGGAGGGATCGACTGCAGGCTCAATCCAAATAAATTGATTGAGCGCAACTGCCGCAATCATTCACAGAACTATGCAGCACGAAAGGACCTCACCAAGACACTCACCGGCATCACCAGCAAGCTGCCCGTCATCGTAGATCTTTTTGGCGCCTACATATACTTTTGTACACATTCGGACCGGATAGCAGAGAACAACTGGTTCAATATCAGGCACGTGCAGTCCTATTGGAATGATGGGGGGATGACCCGGGTGCAGTTTTCAAATAATGAGGAACGCATCATCGACATTTCCTACGCCTCCTTCAACAACCAGTATCTGAACGCACTCAAACTGCACTACAAGTTCAACCAGCAGAAGGAGAAGTATCAAAAAAAGGAGATGAATATGCACTTCCAGTACCCTACACTCGGCAGGGGAGAAGTGGCGCAGATCAATGAAACCATCTACCATTCCTACATTAATTATATAAACGGACTGCAAATTAAGGATGAAGTGTAA
- a CDS encoding thermonuclease family protein has translation MFVFIALALRSKSKNQNPRRHFRRAGIAFVTGLALFFVTVAVTDEVEEPVDQTASADEDTEEVTEEATEEETAEESKEDAEEEEAEKEKEESIEAEKEASIEAAEREKEESIEAEKEASIEAKEESIEKAEAEKEKSIEEAEAKAEAEEEPVEEPVASKEGLIPVSLYRVVDGDTVNVIDDSGEELKLRLLLIDTPETVHPNKPVEPYGKEASARLTELLNAADQLYIEYDSGDKTDHYDRHLVYLYADDVSVHEVLLKEGLARVGYIYEQQRYLSEFRAAEQYAKDRQLGIWSIPGYVNEGGEGFNSEEPEAEPETTSEPATNETSPSEGNGETEYFQNCTELKKVYPDGVSSDHAAYQPKMDRDKDNWACE, from the coding sequence ATGTTTGTCTTCATTGCTCTGGCATTGAGGTCCAAGTCTAAAAACCAGAACCCCCGCAGGCATTTCAGAAGGGCGGGCATCGCATTTGTGACAGGTTTGGCATTGTTCTTCGTGACTGTTGCTGTCACGGATGAAGTGGAGGAGCCTGTCGACCAGACCGCTTCAGCGGATGAAGATACTGAAGAGGTGACGGAAGAAGCGACAGAGGAAGAGACTGCAGAGGAGTCGAAAGAGGACGCAGAAGAAGAGGAGGCGGAGAAGGAAAAAGAGGAATCCATCGAAGCTGAGAAAGAAGCATCCATAGAAGCGGCTGAAAGAGAGAAGGAAGAATCGATTGAAGCCGAAAAAGAAGCGTCCATAGAAGCAAAGGAAGAATCAATCGAGAAGGCTGAAGCTGAGAAGGAAAAGTCCATCGAGGAAGCGGAAGCAAAAGCCGAAGCTGAAGAGGAGCCGGTGGAGGAACCTGTAGCTTCCAAGGAGGGGCTCATTCCGGTCTCCCTCTATCGTGTAGTCGATGGGGACACGGTCAATGTCATTGATGACTCCGGTGAGGAGCTGAAGCTGCGGTTGCTTTTGATCGACACACCTGAAACCGTCCATCCGAACAAGCCGGTCGAACCGTATGGCAAGGAAGCGTCTGCAAGATTGACAGAGCTGCTGAATGCGGCAGATCAGCTGTATATCGAGTATGACAGCGGCGATAAGACGGATCATTATGACAGGCATCTGGTCTATCTGTACGCGGATGATGTGAGTGTCCATGAAGTGCTGCTTAAAGAAGGTCTTGCACGCGTGGGCTACATCTACGAACAGCAACGTTACCTGTCCGAATTCCGTGCGGCGGAACAGTACGCCAAGGATCGCCAACTCGGCATCTGGTCCATCCCGGGCTACGTGAATGAAGGCGGGGAAGGGTTCAACAGTGAAGAACCGGAAGCTGAGCCGGAAACGACAAGCGAGCCGGCGACAAATGAAACTTCACCTTCAGAGGGCAATGGAGAAACAGAATACTTCCAGAACTGTACAGAGCTGAAGAAGGTCTATCCGGATGGTGTGTCTTCGGACCATGCAGCCTATCAGCCGAAGATGGACAGGGATAAGGACAACTGGGCATGTGAGTAG
- a CDS encoding VOC family protein — protein sequence MNFHTPPATHVSHVKINVSDMKEALNFYTGLLGFSILEQSDKDAQLTTDGKTSILSLHEPENPVEKKRTSGLYHFAILLPERADLAAVTIHLAKNDVRMGASDHLVSEALYLNDPDGNGIEIYRDRRPEEWSWNGSRVEMTTDPLDFENLVESLEEGQEWQGMPEGTVMGHLHLHVSDMPSAVKFYTEGLGLKIVAEFPGQAAFMSSEDYHHHIAVNVWNGIGAPQPEPDSVGLNAFVMSYPDTASLNAAAKRLEDLGYEVGSEDGATVSYDPSGNKVIMTTD from the coding sequence ATGAATTTCCACACACCCCCTGCTACACATGTTTCCCATGTAAAGATCAATGTATCCGATATGAAGGAAGCCCTGAATTTCTATACCGGCCTGCTCGGCTTCTCCATTCTCGAACAGAGTGACAAGGATGCTCAGCTGACGACCGATGGTAAGACAAGCATCCTCTCGCTACATGAACCGGAAAACCCTGTAGAAAAGAAAAGGACATCCGGCTTGTATCACTTCGCCATCCTCCTGCCTGAACGTGCAGATCTCGCTGCAGTCACCATCCACCTTGCCAAAAACGATGTCAGAATGGGCGCGTCCGACCACCTTGTTAGTGAAGCCCTATATCTCAACGACCCCGACGGCAACGGCATCGAAATATACAGGGACAGAAGACCTGAAGAGTGGAGCTGGAATGGTTCAAGGGTGGAAATGACGACAGACCCGCTGGATTTTGAAAACCTTGTCGAATCACTGGAGGAAGGACAGGAGTGGCAGGGCATGCCGGAAGGTACGGTCATGGGACACCTTCACCTGCACGTCTCCGACATGCCTTCTGCCGTGAAGTTCTATACGGAAGGACTTGGACTCAAGATCGTAGCCGAGTTCCCCGGCCAGGCGGCATTCATGTCCTCTGAAGACTATCACCACCACATCGCCGTCAATGTTTGGAACGGCATCGGTGCCCCACAGCCCGAGCCAGACAGTGTCGGACTCAATGCCTTCGTCATGAGCTACCCCGACACAGCATCACTCAACGCCGCAGCCAAAAGACTTGAAGACTTGGGTTATGAAGTCGGCTCCGAAGATGGCGCAACCGTTTCATACGACCCTTCCGGCAACAAGGTCATCATGACAACAGACTGA
- a CDS encoding helix-turn-helix domain-containing protein has translation MKQSNLCPKFEKAVSLLSQRWTALVIYQMLEAPQRFGEIQAAIGISGKVLSDRLKDMEQEGLIKRDVYPETPVVIEYSLTEKGRSLETVLRDIENWSQDWIEVDQQSNTGS, from the coding sequence TTGAAACAATCAAATCTTTGTCCTAAATTCGAAAAGGCAGTGTCACTGCTCAGCCAGAGATGGACGGCTCTGGTCATCTATCAGATGCTGGAAGCACCGCAACGCTTCGGGGAAATACAGGCCGCAATCGGCATCAGTGGGAAAGTGCTTTCCGACAGGCTTAAGGATATGGAACAGGAAGGGCTCATAAAAAGGGATGTATACCCCGAGACGCCTGTAGTCATAGAATATTCGCTTACAGAAAAAGGACGTTCCCTTGAAACTGTACTGAGAGACATTGAAAACTGGTCCCAGGACTGGATTGAAGTCGATCAGCAGAGTAATACGGGGTCCTAG
- a CDS encoding cytosine permease: protein MGSVKVTDQKIEHEIEEQEDDYSLDKVPYKERNMGWFSITNITFGIATAIFYFQLGSVMALQFGAVNALISAGYAIIVAGIMGTIISYLSARSGMNVNLMSRGGGFGYIGASLTSLIYASNFIMYCAFEGMILVYAIHEFFPAIPLWVLIVVFGTLVIPLNWFGIKQLDKLQKWSLPIFFAFLIAAITVALFTTSLYDGRFWTYMPEGVQIGGTALLMCIGMQHGIMGLTALLASDYARFLKPEHLKIGSVMIGVIPQIFCYGVMGGLGIWFGVRLAEPNPGVYIVQLLGIGGALFTMLTQIRINVTNIYSSSLSLSNFFENVFRFTPGRRFWIVVAGVTAMVLMLGGIVDHLDAALIFQGVFLLAWAAVLITDALIVKMMLKIGPAFYEARQENLYKWNPVGVVALIVSSALGTVAALGYMGTFLENTAAFFAAALAAALTVLMAVLTKGKYYLKNEVDDIDKEDYLYEPKTKQKRTVPVRRPVTVNAKAMNK, encoded by the coding sequence ATGGGATCTGTGAAAGTGACAGATCAAAAGATTGAGCATGAGATTGAAGAACAGGAAGATGACTACTCTTTGGACAAAGTTCCTTATAAAGAAAGGAACATGGGCTGGTTCAGCATTACCAACATAACCTTTGGTATCGCAACTGCAATCTTCTACTTCCAGCTGGGCAGTGTCATGGCACTTCAATTCGGTGCAGTGAACGCGCTCATATCAGCTGGTTATGCCATCATTGTAGCAGGTATCATGGGTACGATTATTTCCTACTTATCTGCAAGATCCGGGATGAACGTCAACCTGATGTCGCGAGGCGGCGGATTTGGTTACATAGGCGCTTCATTGACTTCCCTGATCTACGCATCCAACTTCATCATGTACTGCGCGTTCGAAGGTATGATCCTTGTGTACGCCATACATGAATTTTTCCCGGCCATTCCATTATGGGTTCTGATCGTTGTATTCGGTACGCTTGTCATTCCATTGAACTGGTTCGGCATCAAGCAGCTGGATAAGCTGCAGAAATGGTCTCTGCCGATATTCTTTGCTTTCCTTATCGCAGCAATTACTGTTGCACTGTTCACTACATCACTATACGATGGCCGCTTCTGGACCTACATGCCTGAAGGTGTGCAGATCGGCGGCACTGCACTTCTGATGTGCATCGGCATGCAGCACGGCATCATGGGACTTACTGCACTGCTCGCATCCGACTACGCACGGTTCCTGAAACCGGAACATCTTAAGATCGGATCCGTCATGATCGGTGTCATCCCGCAGATTTTCTGTTACGGCGTCATGGGCGGCCTCGGCATATGGTTCGGTGTCCGTCTCGCAGAACCGAACCCTGGCGTCTACATCGTCCAGCTGCTCGGCATCGGCGGTGCACTATTCACGATGCTCACGCAGATCCGCATCAATGTGACGAACATCTACAGCAGTTCCCTATCCCTATCGAACTTCTTTGAAAATGTGTTCCGTTTCACACCGGGACGCAGGTTCTGGATCGTCGTTGCAGGCGTCACTGCAATGGTCCTCATGCTCGGCGGCATCGTGGATCATCTGGATGCAGCATTGATCTTCCAGGGTGTGTTCCTGCTGGCATGGGCCGCCGTGCTGATCACCGACGCCCTCATCGTCAAGATGATGCTCAAGATCGGCCCTGCATTCTATGAAGCCCGCCAGGAGAACCTGTACAAGTGGAATCCGGTCGGCGTGGTGGCGCTCATCGTCTCCAGTGCCCTTGGTACCGTGGCTGCACTTGGATACATGGGCACATTCCTCGAGAATACCGCCGCCTTCTTTGCAGCAGCACTCGCAGCGGCACTCACGGTACTCATGGCTGTTCTGACAAAAGGAAAATACTACCTTAAAAATGAGGTCGATGACATCGACAAGGAAGATTACCTTTATGAGCCGAAAACAAAGCAGAAAAGAACCGTTCCGGTCAGGCGTCCGGTTACGGTCAATGCAAAGGCCATGAACAAATAG
- a CDS encoding FAD-dependent oxidoreductase, which translates to MSEFNNDNISFWTDTVDLPSYPTLENDTSTEVLVVGAGITGLMNAYKLAMQGRKVMVLEANKVLTGTTANTTARLMAQQGPLYSQISKQQDKETARLYYESQMAAIDEIESISRKHNIDCDFRRVDGVMYAENESSVKDLEKEAKVYVDLDIDGSLLKEQLDLPFETVAQLVMRNQGEFHPLKFLKGILEVLEEKGVEIYEHVMGKGVEGNTLKTSEGISIDFEHLVVATHFPFLDYQGFYFNSFKINRSYGLVVTTSTPPSENLSLNGFDGPGLTTRNIVNPDKELPTVLFGGLGHMSYDEQDMTGQLEKLRLYADQKTTNHERLYAFRAQDQMTVDSLPYIGYFDQKHENRFVASGFNKYGMTNGVLSSMIISDLIAGNENRYHDMVSPHRKKGTFAQLKQFATTPLESLGVEAKNMLKNYPDINEANLSAGEGAVVQDGIMKKGLYRDEDSNEYLVVDNRCTHMGCSLSWNQEDRTWDCPCHGSRFNFKGNVIEGPATEDLDVEIKKSENE; encoded by the coding sequence ATGAGTGAATTCAACAATGACAACATCTCTTTTTGGACTGATACTGTCGACCTGCCCTCTTACCCTACGCTGGAAAACGATACGAGTACTGAGGTGCTTGTCGTCGGTGCCGGAATCACCGGCCTGATGAATGCATATAAGCTTGCCATGCAGGGCCGCAAAGTTATGGTACTTGAGGCCAATAAGGTACTCACCGGTACGACGGCGAATACGACCGCCCGCCTTATGGCACAACAGGGGCCGCTCTACAGCCAGATCAGCAAGCAGCAGGACAAGGAGACCGCCCGCCTCTATTATGAATCCCAGATGGCGGCCATAGATGAAATTGAATCGATCAGCAGAAAGCACAACATAGACTGCGACTTCAGAAGGGTCGACGGGGTCATGTATGCTGAAAATGAAAGCTCGGTCAAAGACCTGGAAAAAGAGGCCAAGGTCTATGTGGACCTCGATATCGACGGCTCCCTATTGAAGGAACAGCTCGATCTCCCCTTTGAAACCGTCGCCCAGCTTGTCATGAGGAACCAGGGGGAATTCCATCCGTTGAAGTTCCTGAAGGGCATACTGGAAGTCCTCGAAGAGAAAGGCGTCGAAATATATGAACATGTGATGGGCAAAGGTGTCGAAGGCAATACATTGAAGACATCGGAAGGGATAAGCATCGATTTCGAACATCTCGTCGTCGCCACCCACTTCCCGTTCCTCGATTATCAGGGGTTCTACTTCAACAGTTTCAAGATCAACCGGTCCTATGGCCTCGTCGTCACGACGTCCACCCCGCCATCCGAGAATCTGTCATTGAACGGGTTCGATGGTCCCGGGCTGACGACAAGGAATATCGTCAACCCGGACAAGGAACTCCCTACCGTCCTCTTTGGCGGACTCGGACATATGTCCTATGACGAACAGGATATGACCGGGCAGCTGGAGAAACTCAGGCTCTACGCCGATCAGAAGACGACCAACCACGAGCGGTTGTATGCCTTCCGCGCACAGGACCAGATGACGGTGGACTCCCTCCCCTACATTGGATATTTCGACCAGAAGCACGAGAACCGGTTCGTCGCATCCGGATTCAACAAATATGGCATGACCAATGGCGTCCTCTCCTCCATGATCATCAGCGACCTGATTGCGGGCAATGAGAACAGGTATCATGATATGGTCAGCCCACACCGTAAGAAGGGTACATTCGCCCAGCTCAAGCAGTTCGCCACAACACCGTTGGAGAGCCTCGGCGTCGAAGCGAAGAATATGCTGAAGAACTATCCGGACATCAATGAGGCGAACCTTTCTGCAGGTGAAGGGGCAGTCGTCCAGGATGGCATAATGAAGAAAGGGCTCTACCGCGATGAGGACAGCAATGAGTACCTGGTCGTGGACAACCGCTGTACCCACATGGGATGCAGCCTGAGCTGGAACCAGGAGGACAGGACATGGGACTGCCCATGCCACGGTTCGCGCTTCAACTTTAAAGGCAATGTAATAGAAGGTCCCGCGACAGAAGACCTCGATGTGGAGATAAAGAAATCGGAAAATGAATAG